The Vigna unguiculata cultivar IT97K-499-35 chromosome 6, ASM411807v1, whole genome shotgun sequence genome contains a region encoding:
- the LOC114188289 gene encoding uncharacterized protein LOC114188289, with translation MVVAMWREGNESSTRCIGVHGGGHVMEMDYMWRAQLMANRRRRNTTRADEIAQAIHRMVDAMQPITAQPRAVVALTLPVSVEDFMRHKLSKFVGKSSPDEVDAWLKECEKICRVIDCTNAQRLSFVSFLLVADAEYWWTGMQQLMQTRGEEVTWTSFRERFLEKYFPASARHEREAEFLTFQQGNLTVQAYTNRFEYLARFYTPIVTKEWRCRKYEGGLKYEVRRFIVPLRIREFPVLVEQAKAQKKPYDRPQSSAKKLKCYNCGGEHYWRDCPKPSGSSSGGGGSTGKCYMCDQTGHFARHCPNKKLVGGAPAKKPVGDRPRAPGRVFALTTTEAAQSGNLVQTTCLLFDHEVVVLYDSGTTHSFVSNECVRRLGLVMRELACELIIVTPASKEVSTTYVCVGCPMEVAGRRFKVNLICLPMEGLDVILGMDWLASNHVVIDCRQRRVVFPDVEGLELISSNQAEKEIEAGATCFMIVAQTEKKSTAEKISMIPVLNKLTIKNKYPLSRIGDLLDQLRGAVVFSKIDLRSGYRKILVKPEDVEKTAFRSRYGHYEYVVMPFGVTNAPAIFMDYMNRIFRPYLDQFFVVFIDDILIYSESKEEHANHLRVVLEVLREHKLYGKLSKCEFWLDEVQFLGHVILAQGISVDPTKIEIVVKWERPQTVTEVRSFLGLAGYYRRFVKGFSKMVSPLTQLTRKDQPFSWTNECEICFEDMKRRLTTAPILAILDTTKMFELKVHEKNYPTHDLELAAVVFALKTWRHYLYGSQFQVFSDHKSLKYLFDQKELNMRQRRWMEYLKDYDFKLLYHLGKANVVADTLSRKRVHMSTIMMKELELIEKLRDMNLNLYTGVDHIRCSMLQITNEFLNEVREE, from the exons atggtggtggccatgtggagggaaggtaacGAGTCTTCCACTAGGTGCATCGgtgtacatggtggtggccatgtgatggaaatGGA TTATATGTGGCGTGCTCAACTTATGGCAaataggaggaggaggaatACTACTAGGGCTGATGAGATTGCGCAGGCGATACATCGGATGGTAGATGCGATGCAGCCCATTACAGCGCAACCTCGAGCCGTGGTAGCACTCACACTCCCGGTGTCGGTGGAGGACTTTATGAGACATAAGCTCTCAAAATTTGTGGGCAAATCTTCTCCAGATGAAGTCGATGCTTGGCTTAAAGAGTGTGAGAAAATCTGCCGGGTGATCGATTGCACAAATGCTCAGAGGCTTTCATTTGTCTCTTTCCTGCTGGTAGCTGACGCAGAGTATTGGTGGACAGGCATGCAGCAGCTTATGCAAACCCGGGGCGAGGAGGTTACTTGGACTTCATTCAGGGAGAGATTTCTGGAGAAATATTTTCCAGCCAGTGCGAGACATGAGAGAGAGGCAGAATTCCTCACATTCCAGCAAGGGAACCTGACTGTGCAGGCATACACAAATAGGTTTGAGTATTTGGCCAGGTTCTACACGCCCATTGTTACCAAGGAGTGGAGATGCCGAAAATATGAGGGCGGGCTGAAATACGAGGTGCGCCGCTTTATTGTACCTCTCCGGATCAGGGAGTTCCCAGTCTTGGTGGAGCAGGCCAAGGCT CAGAAGAAGCCGTATGATAGGCCACAGAGTTCGGCTAAGAAACTAAAGTGCTACAACTGTGGTGGGGAGCATTATTGGAGGGATTGTCCAAAACCCTCAGGCAGTtctagtggtggtggtggtagcacTGGCAAGTGCTATATGTGTGATCAGACGGGCCATTTTGCACGACACTGCCCGAATAAGAAACTAGTTGGAGGTGCACCAGCGAAGAAACCAGTAGGGGATCGACCTAGAGCCCCTGGTCGTGTATTCGCTTTGACGACTACCGAGGCCGCCCAGTCAGGTAACCTAGTACAGACTACTTGCTTGTTGTTTGATCACGAGGTTGTTGTGTTGTATGACTCAGGAACTACCCATTCATTCGTATCCAATGAATGCGTGAGGAGGCTCGGTCTAGTGATGCGAGAATTGGCGTGCGAGTTAATAATTGTGACACCAGCGTCTaaagaggtatccaccacataTGTTTGTGTGGGATGTCCTATGGAGGTGGCAGGCCGCaggttcaaggtgaatctcatCTGCTTACCAATGGAAGGGTTAGATGTGATTCTGGGTATGGATTGGTTGGCCAGCAACCATGTAGTGATCGATTGCAGGCAACGCAGGGTGGTGTTTCCAGATGTAGAAGGACTGGAATTGATATCATCCAACCAAGCAGAGAAGGAGATTGAAGCGGGAGCTACATGTTTTATGATAGTAGCTCAGACAGAGAAGAAGAGTACTGCAGAGAAGATTAGTATGATTCCTGTG CTGAATAAGTTAACAATTAAGAATAAGTACCCGCTGTCGAGGATTGGTGATCTGTTGGACCAGTTAAGGGGAGCAGTTgtgttctctaagattgacttgaggtctggatacCGTAAGATCTTAGTCAAACCCGAGGATGTGGAGAAGACCGCATTCAGGTCTCGCTAcggccactatgagtatgtggtgatGCCATTTGGGGTGACGAATGCGCCTGCTatattcatggactacatgaataggATATTTCGACCGTATCTGGATCAGTTTTTCGTTGTATTCATTGACGACATACTGATATATTCTGAGAGTAAAGAAGAACACGCAAATCATCTGCGAGTGGTATTGGAGGTGCTAAGAGAGCATAAGCTTTATGGGAAGTTATCGAAGTGTGAGTTTTGGCTTGATGAGGTGCAGTTCTTGGGCCATGTAATCTTAGCCCAAGGAATCTCGGTGGACCCAACAAAGATTGAAATAGTTGTGAAATGGGAAAGGCCACAGACTGTGACCGAGGTGAGAAGTTTCTTGGGCCTGGCAGGGTATTACAGGCGCTTTGTGAAAGGgttctccaagatggtgagtccattGACTCAACTCACCAGGAAGGACCAGCCCTTCTCTTGGACAAACGAGTGTGAGATCTGTTTTGAGGATATGAAGAGGAGATTGACCACTGCACCTATCTTAGCTATTCTAGATACAACCAAGATGTTTGAG TTGAAGGTACACGAAAAGAACTACCCTACGCATGATTTGGAATTGGCTGCGGTAGTTTTTGCTCTGAAGACGTGGAGGCATTACTTGTATGGTTCGCAGTTTCAAGTGTTCAGTGAtcataaaagtttgaagtacttatttgatcagaaagagctgaatatgagacAAAGGCGGTGGATGGAGTACTTAAAAGACTATGATTTTAAGCTTCTATACCATCTAGGTAAAGCCAATGTAGTTGCTGACACTCTGAGTCGGAAGAGAGTTCATATGTCTACTATAATGATGAAAGAGTTGGAGCTTATAGAGAAACTGCGAGATATGAACTTAAATCTATACACAGGTGTTGATCATATACGGTGCAGCATGTTGCAAATCACTAATGAGTTCTTAAATGAAGTCAGGGAGGAATAG